The Epinephelus moara isolate mb chromosome 21, YSFRI_EMoa_1.0, whole genome shotgun sequence DNA window taccaacatctccatgctgtctagatgcaatatgtgtattttcagatttttgtttcgataactgaattttttagtggtttgaaatctgcttttccatgcatggacggctgctaaacctgcacgtctggcttagtcaatttgtgaagctacacatgaattgtgaTGAGAACAGTTCATTCAGACACCTCCCACTAAACACCACTAGGTAACGTTACTCCATCACTCCTGTTTAGACATGTTgctcaagttaaaaaaaacaacaataacaacaacaaaaacatgctgAAATATATAttcacatatatatgtatatattacatatatatatattatattttattatattatatatattacatatatacacacacatatatatatatatatatatatatatatgtgtgtgtgtgtgtgtggatgacaTCGTGCTGTATGCCAAAAATGAGCGAGACATCGACTCGCTGATCCACCTCACCAGGATCTACAGCAATGACATCAGAATATCATTCAGACTAGATTGAGTGTGGTCAGATGGTGTCTAAGAGAGGGAAAAtagtgtttctgttattgtgtttGCCCACATCACAGCCTACCGTACAGAGCAGCCAAATATAACAACAACATAAACTGCCTCATCAAAAATAActtacaaataaaatttccCTATACAGAAGCGCAACATGTCCAAACAGGAATGATGGAGTTATGTCACCTAGTGGTGTGTAGTGGGAGTTGTCTGTCTGAATGTACAGGATGAATTATTTTGATTTCGTCATCACATCTGTTATAATAATGTTGCACCTGCACAGAAATGTGTATATTAATACTTTATGAAATTTAAAGTGGATTTGTGACTATTTAGAGGTTATATGTGATTGAAACAACACAACCTCCTGTAAAGTATGCAGTTACTTTTGTCAACACGGCACAGTGCAACCAAATACAATAACACCAAAAACCACCTCATCAAAAATAACCAACAAATGAAATAGAATTCTTTTGTTCCTCTCCTGAACTTTTCACAGACCACAATTGCATCTTGGGTCTAATTGGTGGACTTGAaattttttactgtttattttattttatgctatttatattttcagttttgaaaacacaaatgaagaaaaaaatgacaacataaataaatgaaaatttaaaaagaaaaagtttggtCCGGTATCAATTCAATGATTTCCCCCGTTTTAGAATTGAATAAACTGTATCACTGGAATGATCATAGAACGAACCGAGGAAAATTTTAAATATACACTTACATATCACTTTTACAAACCCTTgctgacacatttttttcttttcttctacCTTTCTTTAGTAAAGACTATTAACAAGAGTTGTTTATGGGTTACCTTCAGTTttggggagtaactagttacatgtaattaaataaaaaataaataaacatgattgtaatcagttacagttactgagaaaaatatgtacttATATTATggttactaatcaaaatgttggtgattaaaaGGAGTTACAAccaaatatattattttcagtAAAACGTTTATATTATTCTTTAACAGTACTGATTCATTTCAACATTCTTATTCTCCTCATAACGCCCTGACCTACAGTGgttgaaacatgttggctcttttaatgattaGGCCACTATAATAAAGgcttttaatatttccttcctcGTTAATATATAtttggagtgcctggattgccttcctgtaTGTCCTGTTGTTCCCTGCTCACACCTGACCTTATGTTTTGACCTACATTCGAGTTATCCTCCTTCTCCTGTCGTCACTCATGGTTTCAATCGCTGACTAAGTCCCAACAGCCAAGTGGTGCACTTTTGAGAAAGCACTATCAACAACACGGACTAATCCCATCCATGCAAAACCATTTAATGCCCTTGATATCTAACAAACACTATTCTTTGATAGTGATCAAGTAGACACAACACATCATGTACAAACATACAAGAAACTGTTCATTGTAAGAGGACACTTTGAGTCACAGTTTGCCACTAGAGACACGTCAAATCTACTGGCCAATTGGCAGAAATGTCACTGTAGAAATACTTGTTGCTTTTCTTTAAGCACCTTCACACCTGTCGTAAAttaaaattttgtcattaaatgtAGAGAGGTAGGGCGTGGTGTAATACTGTGATAAAGCCAAAAGTCTTTGCCAGGTTCAGTCAGTTTTGTACCTTAGCTGACAGCCattccactagagggcactctcacacatgaatacagtagatttaccttttttttcttttaagaggAACAGAAATCACCTGGGCTTTCCAGGCAGGTCTGAGTGCTGGTGAGTCATAGCACCAAACAGTAGCACGTACACAGTAGCAGAGAATAAGGAAACACTTTAAAATAAGCACCAACAGTACAGTTAAAGTTGACAACAGTGTCACTGAATCAACAATACATCAATGGTTGCTTATCAATCACAAAGAGCACTCATGAGCAGCAGGCAGAGATTGTGCAGTTTTCAGTTTTCTGGCCAGCCCGactgtaccttttttttttttttgttcttctcaGTCATGTTACATGTGATGAGGTGAGTGAGGGGAATTGCTGAAACCTGAGCGCGCCTGGTTTATTTTACTTTCAGAGCAGATAAAGTGTCTCGGGGCTCAGGTCAGAGTTTGTGGCTCCGCTGTTGATCTTTGCagtctgtggtttgtttgttcgtAGTCTCCGGTGTGGCAGCAGTAACATCAGCAGCTCAGACAGGGGGCTTAGACGGGAAAACATCAGTCTCAGTTGGTGGTCCTGAACGTGCCACTGCTTCTCCGATAAGTTTTAGCTGCCAGTCATATTGATTCACAGCGGACTGTATTCTGAAGGAAAATCATTTGCTGTGGCACTATTCTTTTGCTCAGATTGTAAACAGCTTTATGCAAGTAGGAAAAAGCACTAGTGGATTGTTACCCAAACCAAGGCAGGCAGCGTTTTATGACCCAGTGTTTACCAGCCAGTCTCGCTCTTAGGGAGCAAACCAGAGTCCATTTAACCATCTAAGTCCAACAAGACCAAAAGAATGAAACTCAACATTTTGTATTTCCCTATGAGAGTTTGTAGTCCCTTGTCTTCCACCTAGAAGGCACAGGATGAATACATAGCTGCGGTGAGAAGGGGTTTGGCACTGAAGATTGAGTATGCTGTGACAGGAGGTTGCTTATTGGTTGATGATGAAGTCACTCCTGACTGGCTCGTCTCTTCTCCAGCTTCATTTTGAGTTCCTCGTTGAGTGCTGTGTGAAGAGAAGACGAACATCATGTTAGGTCTCGTGTATGTACGGTAGACCTACGTGTTTCTAGGCGTTTGTGTGGCAGTTACTAGAAATCCGTCAGACAAACAGGTGTCGATATTCGGACGGACCTATTAAGTCAAAATAGACCTGGATGGACTGCAGCAGGTGAGATCTGCACCGTCTACTCACTTTGTGCGAGAGGTGAAGGGGAGAGGATGAGTCGTCTCATGGGGTTGGTGGGCGAGGCCGGCACCGGTGAGGTCAGGATGCGACGGTCGGGGGCAGGAGACCTGGACAGGGGGCTGCCGGGCCAACGATCTGCACCAGAATAAAAGCAGGGATCATTACTGATGTGTCTGCTGCCGTCTGCATCATGCATGTGGTTTATGTGACTGAGGCAAACCTTGTTTTGGAGGCAGGGCGGGAGCCTTTGGCAGGGGGCTGGAGGGGGCAGTGTGGAGGATCCTTTCTCCGTTCTCATCATTGGCGGAAAcatatgctgatgacacagagTAAAATGTGGTCAGTCTCATtgattgtttaaaataaaataaaataaatgtagagAATATGTGTCGCCTTACTGATATTCTCTTCGTAGGGCTCCTCCAGTAGGAAAGGCTGTAAAGTTCCTGCTGTCTTCTCTACCAGAGCGTCGATGACCTCGTGAAGCGTAGCACAAGGGATCTGGAAAAGAGACCCTGTTGTATTATACACCTGAAGCTGCTGGGTTGTTCATGGTGGTAACATACAGTCTGAGACATTGTTGAGTGCTGTCATCTCACAGCACTACTCAGatttgtcattttcatgttCTACATTATTTCTTCGTTGTTGCCGTCTCCCCAAAACATCCTGTAAACTCAAAACTGGAAGTGTGAAGATGCCGTTTTTATGTTCGTCTGACAAGTTGTCGCTTCAGAAATGATGTCTTTACCTGACAGCAAACATGACAGACAGCCGTTTGGAGATTTGCAGCATCAAGTATTTGACGTCCCACTTGACAAATCTGGtatgtgttttctgtcatttcaaaTATTTAACTCCATGACAGGGATGCATTGATCCAATATGCCGAACTTGTGTTTCTATTATGCAGATAAGATGACTGGCCATGATACCACTGATCCACACTGAACAAAGTCTCTTTTGCAATGCTGTTATAAAAGGTCTGTAGGGTTATTTGCAATCAGGAACACTTTACttagtttttctcacatgccttcacagtgaacgaagaatccaaaaactgagaaaattcttgatgaatttaagtaaaAGGGGGACTGCGCTTAACAACAGCAGAACTGTATCAAAACCTCTATTTCCAAACTCTCACActacttgtgcagtataatccaaggctcatttatccagtcgtgtgctcagtacttccccaACACATGAATATTCACTAGAAAGCGTGCTACTTGTCCTTTCACATCCTTATGAGGAAGTGTGTTAAATAGAACACTTTTAGCAAAGATtaatgtgtttggaaagtactgagcataaattagacttggattatactgcacaagttgtgtgagagtttgtaaacagatgttttcgTATactgtagttttgctgttgttaaatgcagcgCCATTTCACCTCAATTGCTTAcgttattttctccatttttggattcttcgttcatcatgaaggcatgcaagaaaaaacaagttttcttcacaaattcaatgtgacacaggtgaataaaatattcctttaaattgaTTCTGATGACACACAGTGTACTTTACAGATTATAAATCCTTGAAAAGAAAGCACTGGTATTTGATCTGTACATGGTATCAGCCgattaaaattaaaagattTGAAAAGTTGGGTCGATGCATCTCTAACCTGAGGTTTCCCTCATCAAAACACAATCACgatataacattaaaaacaaaggtaAGTCCATTGTAAAATGACTTTCACTAGAGAATTGTCAGAAATGAACTGTATTTAAACACTTACAGGATTTTCTACATCAATGACATATCCACCTTGGTCCCTCTGGGTCACACGGTAATGTCTGAACACAGACCTGGAgcacaaaaagagaaacaggaaaCTTGTAATCTTTGCAGGAAATGTTACATCTGACTCTGTTGCCTGTTCTTCAAGTTGTGGTGCTGAGATGTTCAGGAGGTGTTTACCCATTGAGGTCCTGCCGAGTAGTGACAGCCAGCGAGCACCCATCTCTACCTGGACGGAGCAACATGTTGCCGCAGTCTGGGTGTCGCTCTAAAAGGACTTCAGCCTCTGTTCGAGACACTGGTCGAAAACACCTGCAttgccacacacacattattaatGGTAGTATAGTCACATatttaaggaatacttcaccctccaCATTGTGACCAATTGAGTATCAGTTATTCACcttgtgttacattgaattcttgatgaaaactttgtttttcttgcatgcctctgatgaatgaagaatccaaaaaacgtctcatttattcagtcgtatgctcagttcttcccgagcacatgcattttcactaaaaccttagtgtttaaaactgaactgataGTAAAACTTATCTATGCACTCTTCAAAACAGTATTTTACCGCGTTAAACACAGgcgttgtttgtttgttttgttgtttgtttgtgttactgtgtgactttgatgaatccaaactaaccttggtcacacaataacacaaacaaaccaccaAACTGAGGCGGGGGCAGACCAATAGTTCCCGTGTTCtacgaggtaaaattactgtttttgtaaatggagtctggctttggaaaaaacacagacaagttTCACTCTCTGTTCAGTTTAAAATAGTAAAGGTTTCAGCCGAAATGCAtatgtttgggaagcactgagcatacgactggataaatgagacttggattatactgcacgagttgagtgagagtttgtaaaaggatgttttgacgtagtgttgctgttgtaaaaCGCTGACCTCTATGATTACAATTCATCAagatttttctcagtttttggattcttcgttcaccatggaggcatgtgagaaaaacaaagttttcttcatgaactCAGCATAACACagagtgagtaattgatatacaagtggtcattttggggaggagtattcctttaaaagtgCTACAGCTTCAGTGAATCCTCAAAACATAACACCGAGAAGAACTCACGCTGGGATTTCTCCTACTAAAGGCACGGAGAGAGGCGAGGGAGGAGCACGCGTGGGAGTGCGAGTTCTCCGTCTGGACCTTTCTTTGTCCACCACCTCCTTCAGCATCTGCAGCTGGCCCGGCAGCAACGTGAGACAGGATGGTACATTCAGCTGTGATTAGACAGAGAGGAGAATATTTTTAAGGcacaagagacagacagattgaTGCAGGTGAGGCAGGTGTGCAGAAGATGAACATTTACATCAACAACGGAGTAGAGGAAACCTTTCCACAGCTCCCTTGATTCCAAGTTAGGTGCCTGGAAGAGACAATAGCGCTGTTACACCTTGTAAAAAGTGttaatttgaatgtgtgtgtgtgttgagtggcATTACTGTGAGTTTGGTTTCTCCATCCTTCATGCGCAGGATGAGTCTGGCTGCCTCCAGGTTTCTGTCCCGGCTGCAGTCGT harbors:
- the stap2a gene encoding signal-transducing adaptor protein 2a isoform X2 translates to MIPRHSRLHQPAVGLLPQHYLIGEGVSLPELLSAPLSSVGAQPATLMAAAPVRQRSGPGGPRAQLPPCYYEGYLEKRGPKEKASRRLWTCLCGNSLYFFNNAKDSHYVERLDLSGFVSLKDDCSRDRNLEAARLILRMKDGETKLTLNVPSCLTLLPGQLQMLKEVVDKERSRRRTRTPTRAPPSPLSVPLVGEIPACFRPVSRTEAEVLLERHPDCGNMLLRPGRDGCSLAVTTRQDLNGSVFRHYRVTQRDQGGYVIDVENPIPCATLHEVIDALVEKTAGTLQPFLLEEPYEENITYVSANDENGERILHTAPSSPLPKAPALPPKQDRWPGSPLSRSPAPDRRILTSPVPASPTNPMRRLILSPSPLAQTLNEELKMKLEKRRASQE
- the stap2a gene encoding signal-transducing adaptor protein 2a isoform X1, whose protein sequence is MIPRHSRLHQPAVGLLPQHYLIGEGVSLPELLSAPLSSVGAQPATLMAAAPVRQRSGPGGPRAQLPPCYYEGYLEKRGPKEKASRRLWTCLCGNSLYFFNNAKDSHYVERLDLSGFVSLKDDCSRDRNLEAARLILRMKDGETKLTAPNLESRELWKGFLYSVVDLNVPSCLTLLPGQLQMLKEVVDKERSRRRTRTPTRAPPSPLSVPLVGEIPACFRPVSRTEAEVLLERHPDCGNMLLRPGRDGCSLAVTTRQDLNGSVFRHYRVTQRDQGGYVIDVENPIPCATLHEVIDALVEKTAGTLQPFLLEEPYEENITYVSANDENGERILHTAPSSPLPKAPALPPKQDRWPGSPLSRSPAPDRRILTSPVPASPTNPMRRLILSPSPLAQTLNEELKMKLEKRRASQE